Proteins encoded in a region of the Chondrinema litorale genome:
- a CDS encoding BfmA/BtgA family mobilization protein, giving the protein MNPIYKPVQLDVQTHKNLTLLAKRHKRSIKQFTIDMIQFFEKTGIDPADAKASSLTEAVQNLKSETLKINQLNQEIQTLHDTIKRGFTIVTDNQQGYTNSTKDALNLLMAEIIKINQ; this is encoded by the coding sequence ATGAATCCTATATACAAACCTGTCCAATTAGATGTACAAACTCACAAAAATTTAACGCTTCTAGCAAAAAGACATAAAAGAAGTATTAAGCAATTCACTATAGACATGATCCAGTTTTTTGAAAAAACTGGGATTGATCCCGCTGATGCGAAAGCTTCTTCTTTAACTGAAGCTGTACAAAACCTAAAAAGTGAAACACTAAAGATCAATCAATTAAATCAAGAAATACAAACTTTACACGACACCATTAAAAGAGGCTTTACAATTGTAACAGATAATCAGCAAGGATATACCAATTCTACTAAAGATGCACTAAATTTATTAATGGCTGAAATTATCAAAATAAATCAATAA